Proteins encoded within one genomic window of Bacteroides sedimenti:
- the rplC gene encoding 50S ribosomal protein L3 codes for MPGLLGKKIGMTSVFSADGKNVPCTVIEAGPCVVTQLKTVEKDGYEAVQVGFQDKKEKHTTKPLKGHFAKANVTPKRHLAEFKEFENELNLGDTISVELFNDATFVDVIATSKGKGFQGVVKRHGFGGVGQSTHGQHNRLRKPGSIGACSYPAKVFKGMRMGGQMGGDRVTVQNLRVLKVIPEHNLLLIKGSIPGCKGSIVIIEK; via the coding sequence ATGCCAGGATTATTAGGAAAGAAAATCGGAATGACATCCGTTTTCAGTGCTGATGGTAAAAATGTACCATGCACTGTTATCGAAGCAGGTCCTTGTGTTGTTACTCAACTGAAAACAGTTGAAAAAGATGGCTACGAAGCAGTTCAAGTAGGTTTCCAAGACAAAAAAGAGAAACATACTACAAAACCTTTAAAAGGTCACTTCGCTAAAGCCAATGTAACACCAAAGAGACACTTGGCCGAGTTCAAAGAATTTGAAAATGAACTTAATCTGGGAGACACAATCTCGGTAGAACTGTTCAATGACGCAACTTTCGTTGATGTGATTGCAACTTCTAAGGGAAAAGGTTTCCAGGGTGTAGTTAAAAGACACGGATTTGGTGGTGTTGGACAGTCAACTCACGGTCAGCACAACCGTCTGCGTAAACCGGGTTCTATCGGTGCTTGTTCTTATCCAGCTAAAGTATTCAAAGGAATGCGAATGGGTGGACAAATGGGGGGTGACAGAGTTACCGTTCAAAATTTGCGAGTTTTAAAAGTTATTCCAGAACATAACCTTCTTTTAATTAAGGGTTCAATTCCGGGATGCAAAGGTTCAATCGTAATAATTGAGAAATAA
- the rpsJ gene encoding 30S ribosomal protein S10 yields the protein MSQKIRIKLKSYDHNLVDKSAEKIVRTVKTTGAIVSGPIPLPTHKRIFTVNRSTFVNKKSREQFQLSSFKRLIDIYSSTAKTVDALMKLELPSGVEVEIKV from the coding sequence ATGAGCCAAAAAATTAGAATTAAATTGAAGTCTTACGATCACAACTTGGTTGACAAGTCAGCTGAGAAGATTGTAAGAACTGTGAAGACTACAGGTGCCATTGTAAGTGGCCCTATACCTCTTCCTACGCACAAGCGTATCTTTACAGTGAACCGCTCTACTTTCGTTAACAAAAAGTCCAGAGAACAGTTCCAGCTCTCATCATTCAAGAGATTAATCGACATCTATAGCTCTACTGCTAAGACTGTTGATGCTCTGATGAAATTGGAATTGCCAAGTGGAGTTGAAGTAGAAATTAAAGTTTGA
- the fusA gene encoding elongation factor G — protein sequence MAKQDLHLTRNIGIMAHIDAGKTTTSERILFYTGLTHKIGEVHEGAATMDWMAQEQERGITITSAATTTRWKWNDNTYKINLIDTPGHVDFTAEVERSLRILDGAVATYCAVGGVEPQSETVWRQADKYNVPRIGYVNKMDRSGADFFEVVRQMKDILGANPCPIVVPIGAEETFKGLVDLIKMKAILWHDESMGADYHVEEIPANLIDECNEWREKMLESVAEYDESLMEKFFEDPSTITEEEVINALRKATVQMAIVPMLCGSSFKNKGVQTLLDYVCAFLPSPLDTEAVIGTNPDTGLEEDRKPSEDEVTSALAFKIATDPYVGRLTFFRVYSGKIEAGSYIYNSRSGKKERVSRLFQMHSNKQNPVEVIGAGDIGAGVGFKDIRTGDTLCDESKPIVLESMDFPDPVIAIAIEPKTQKDLDKLSNGLAKLAEEDPTFTVKTDEQTGQTVIAGMGELHLDIIVDRLKREFKVECNQGRPQVSYKEAITKTVNLREVYKKQSGGRGKFADIIVNIGPADEDFEGTLQFIDEVKGGNIPKEFIPAVQKGFTSAMKNGVLAGYPLDTLKVTLVDGSFHPVDSDQLSFEICAIQAYKNACAKAGPALLEPIMSLEVVTPEENMGDVIGDLNKRRGQVEGMESSRTGARIVKAKVPMSEMFGYVTSLRTITSGRATSSMTFSHYEKVSSSIAKAVLEEVKGRVDLV from the coding sequence ATGGCAAAACAAGATTTACATTTGACCCGTAATATCGGTATCATGGCTCACATTGATGCTGGTAAAACAACTACTTCTGAACGTATCCTTTTCTATACTGGTCTTACTCATAAGATTGGTGAAGTACACGAAGGTGCTGCAACAATGGACTGGATGGCTCAGGAGCAAGAACGTGGTATTACTATTACATCTGCTGCTACAACTACCAGATGGAAATGGAATGACAATACTTATAAGATTAACTTGATTGACACTCCGGGACACGTTGACTTCACTGCTGAGGTTGAACGTTCTCTTCGTATTTTGGACGGTGCGGTTGCTACTTACTGTGCAGTAGGTGGTGTTGAACCTCAGTCTGAAACAGTGTGGAGACAAGCTGATAAATATAATGTACCTCGTATCGGATACGTAAACAAAATGGACCGCTCTGGTGCTGACTTCTTCGAAGTTGTTCGTCAGATGAAAGATATTCTAGGAGCCAATCCTTGTCCTATCGTTGTTCCTATCGGTGCCGAAGAAACTTTCAAAGGCTTAGTCGATCTGATTAAGATGAAAGCTATCCTATGGCACGATGAAAGCATGGGTGCGGATTATCATGTTGAAGAAATTCCTGCAAACTTGATTGACGAATGCAACGAATGGAGAGAAAAGATGCTGGAATCAGTGGCTGAATACGATGAATCTTTGATGGAGAAATTCTTCGAAGATCCGTCTACAATCACTGAAGAAGAAGTGATCAACGCTCTTCGTAAAGCAACTGTTCAGATGGCTATCGTTCCAATGCTTTGTGGTTCATCATTCAAGAATAAAGGAGTTCAGACTCTTTTGGATTATGTATGTGCATTCTTGCCTTCTCCATTAGATACAGAAGCTGTTATCGGGACAAATCCTGATACAGGTCTTGAAGAGGACAGAAAACCATCAGAAGATGAAGTTACTTCTGCGTTAGCATTTAAGATTGCAACCGACCCTTATGTTGGACGTTTGACTTTCTTCCGTGTTTACTCAGGTAAGATTGAAGCGGGTTCTTATATTTATAACTCTCGTTCTGGAAAGAAAGAACGTGTTTCACGTTTGTTCCAGATGCACTCAAATAAGCAAAATCCTGTTGAAGTGATTGGTGCTGGTGATATTGGTGCTGGAGTTGGTTTCAAAGATATCCGTACTGGGGATACTCTTTGCGACGAATCAAAACCAATCGTTCTTGAATCAATGGACTTTCCGGATCCTGTAATTGCAATCGCAATTGAACCTAAAACTCAAAAAGACCTTGATAAGCTGTCTAACGGTTTGGCGAAATTGGCTGAAGAGGATCCAACATTCACTGTTAAAACTGACGAGCAAACAGGCCAGACAGTTATTGCAGGTATGGGTGAGCTCCACTTGGATATTATTGTTGACCGTCTGAAACGTGAGTTCAAAGTAGAATGTAACCAAGGACGCCCACAGGTATCATACAAAGAAGCTATCACTAAAACTGTTAATCTTCGTGAAGTTTACAAGAAACAGTCTGGTGGTCGTGGTAAATTTGCTGATATCATTGTTAATATCGGTCCTGCTGACGAAGACTTCGAAGGAACACTACAATTTATTGATGAAGTGAAGGGTGGTAACATTCCTAAGGAATTTATTCCAGCTGTACAAAAAGGTTTCACTTCTGCAATGAAGAATGGCGTACTTGCAGGATATCCGCTTGATACATTGAAAGTAACATTGGTTGATGGTTCATTCCACCCGGTTGACTCTGACCAGTTGTCTTTCGAAATCTGTGCTATCCAAGCTTACAAAAATGCTTGTGCTAAGGCAGGTCCGGCTCTTCTTGAACCAATCATGAGTCTTGAAGTTGTAACTCCGGAAGAAAACATGGGTGATGTTATCGGTGACTTGAACAAACGTCGTGGTCAGGTTGAAGGAATGGAATCAAGCCGCACTGGTGCAAGAATCGTTAAAGCTAAAGTTCCAATGTCTGAAATGTTTGGGTATGTAACTTCATTGCGTACTATCACTTCAGGTCGTGCAACTTCATCAATGACATTCTCTCATTACGAAAAAGTATCTTCTTCTATTGCGAAGGCTGTACTTGAAGAAGTAAAGGGACGTGTTGACTTAGTTTAA
- the rpsG gene encoding 30S ribosomal protein S7, with protein MRKAKPKKRVILPDPVFNDQKVSKFVNHLMYDGKKNTSYEIFYAALEIVKAKLPNEEKTSLEIWKKALDNITPQVEVKSRRVGGATFQVPTEIRPDRKESVSMKNLILYARKRGGKSMADKLAAEILDAFNEQGGAYKRKEDMHRMAEANRAFAHFRF; from the coding sequence ATGAGAAAAGCAAAACCAAAAAAACGGGTTATCCTTCCGGATCCTGTATTTAATGATCAAAAGGTTTCCAAATTTGTGAACCACTTGATGTATGATGGTAAGAAAAATACTTCATACGAAATCTTCTACGCTGCCTTGGAAATCGTAAAGGCAAAACTTCCAAACGAAGAAAAGACTTCTTTGGAAATCTGGAAAAAAGCATTAGATAATATCACTCCTCAGGTAGAGGTTAAATCTCGCCGCGTAGGTGGAGCTACATTCCAGGTTCCTACTGAAATTCGTCCTGATCGTAAAGAATCTGTTTCAATGAAAAATCTGATCCTGTACGCTCGTAAAAGAGGAGGAAAATCAATGGCAGATAAACTTGCTGCTGAAATCCTTGATGCATTCAACGAACAAGGTGGTGCATACAAACGTAAAGAAGATATGCACAGAATGGCTGAAGCTAACCGTGCATTTGCTCATTTCAGATTCTAA
- the rpsL gene encoding 30S ribosomal protein S12 produces the protein MPTIQQLVRKGRAVLVEKSKSPALDSCPQRRGVCVRVYTTTPKKPNSAMRKVARVRLTNQKEVNSYIPGEGHNLQEHSIVLVRGGRVKDLPGVRYHIVRGTLDTAGVAGRTQRRSKYGAKRPKPGQPAAAAKGKKK, from the coding sequence ATGCCTACAATTCAGCAATTAGTAAGAAAAGGAAGGGCCGTTTTGGTTGAAAAAAGTAAATCTCCTGCGCTAGACTCATGTCCTCAAAGACGTGGTGTTTGTGTGAGAGTTTATACTACAACCCCTAAAAAGCCTAACTCTGCAATGCGTAAAGTGGCTCGTGTGCGCCTGACAAACCAAAAGGAAGTAAACTCTTATATTCCGGGAGAAGGTCACAACTTGCAAGAACACTCAATCGTATTGGTGCGTGGTGGTCGTGTGAAAGACCTTCCGGGTGTGCGTTATCACATCGTTCGTGGTACACTTGATACCGCAGGTGTAGCAGGCCGTACTCAAAGACGTTCTAAGTATGGAGCTAAGCGTCCAAAACCAGGACAACCAGCTGCAGCAGCAAAAGGAAAGAAAAAGTAA
- a CDS encoding DUF3467 domain-containing protein, which yields MNNETPTNQLQIELSDDVAQGIYANLAVITHSSSEFIVDFIRVMPGLPKAGVKSRVILTPEHAKRLMRALEDNVRKYENSFGPIRLNEDSAAQPISGLAGDA from the coding sequence ATGAATAATGAAACCCCAACAAATCAGTTGCAAATAGAATTGAGTGACGATGTGGCTCAAGGAATTTATGCAAATCTTGCTGTGATTACCCACTCTAGTTCTGAGTTTATTGTCGATTTTATTCGGGTAATGCCAGGGTTACCAAAAGCTGGTGTAAAGAGTCGTGTTATACTGACTCCGGAACATGCAAAAAGGTTGATGCGTGCTTTGGAGGATAACGTACGTAAATATGAAAATTCATTTGGACCGATTCGTCTGAATGAAGATAGTGCGGCACAACCTATATCCGGCCTTGCAGGTGATGCCTAG
- a CDS encoding porin family protein yields the protein MKKISSIILIAVCMLMAIPTQAQIKLGVKGGVNLLNADFSGLSSNFKTENMGGFFVGPMVDMTIPLLGLGLDGSLLYAEKGTKFTNTITNKDLTNKQKTIEVPVNLKYSIGLGSTAGIFLAAGPNFSFDINSDNLTTDLTELASQTISGNLPSIDRKNSEVSVNIGGGLKLLNHLQIGLNYNLPLTDSAKQNFSNGDLSELSGIISGSSFKTKNKIWQVSVAYIF from the coding sequence ATGAAAAAAATTTCAAGCATTATTTTGATAGCTGTATGCATGCTAATGGCTATCCCAACACAAGCACAAATAAAATTAGGTGTAAAAGGCGGTGTAAACCTTTTAAATGCAGATTTTTCAGGGTTAAGCAGCAATTTCAAGACTGAAAATATGGGCGGTTTTTTTGTCGGACCAATGGTAGATATGACAATCCCTCTTTTAGGATTAGGGCTTGACGGGTCTTTACTTTATGCAGAAAAGGGCACAAAGTTCACAAACACGATCACGAATAAAGACTTGACCAACAAACAAAAAACCATTGAGGTTCCGGTTAATCTGAAGTATTCAATTGGATTAGGAAGTACAGCAGGCATATTTTTAGCAGCAGGTCCAAATTTCTCTTTTGATATAAACAGTGACAACCTAACAACAGACTTAACTGAGCTTGCATCTCAGACAATCTCAGGGAATTTACCTTCTATAGACAGAAAGAACTCCGAAGTTTCTGTAAATATCGGTGGCGGTTTAAAACTATTAAATCATCTACAGATTGGGTTAAATTACAATCTCCCTCTGACAGATTCTGCTAAACAAAATTTCTCAAACGGAGATTTAAGCGAACTTTCAGGGATTATCAGCGGTTCGTCATTCAAAACTAAAAATAAGATTTGGCAGGTTTCCGTAGCCTACATTTTCTAA